In Marinomonas posidonica IVIA-Po-181, a single window of DNA contains:
- the ugpA gene encoding sn-glycerol-3-phosphate ABC transporter permease UgpA: protein MSVYFPHKKLPYLLVLPQLVITLIFFLWPAEQAFEQAFYQEDAFGLSREFVGFDNFVYLFNDPQYYKSIWVTLVFSFSVAFSGLAIALWLAVMADRVIRGKLTYQTLLVWPYAVAPALAGVLWWLLFDPSMGPVALWLQYFGVDWNHFLNGDQAMTLVVISATWKQISYNFLFFLAGLQAVPRSLIEAASIDGASPFKRFWTIVFPLLSPTTFFLLVVNLVYAFFDTFGVIDATTQGGPGVSTATMVYKVFNDGFIGLDLGSSAAQSVVLMFLVGIMTVIQFRYIERKVEY from the coding sequence ATGTCTGTGTATTTTCCTCATAAAAAATTACCTTATCTGTTGGTCTTACCTCAGCTTGTTATCACTCTTATCTTTTTTTTGTGGCCGGCAGAGCAAGCGTTTGAACAAGCCTTCTATCAAGAAGACGCGTTTGGTTTAAGCCGAGAGTTTGTTGGCTTTGATAACTTTGTTTATCTGTTTAATGACCCGCAGTATTACAAGTCCATTTGGGTCACTTTGGTGTTCAGTTTCTCTGTTGCCTTTTCTGGTTTGGCTATTGCGCTTTGGCTGGCGGTGATGGCGGATCGAGTGATTCGCGGTAAATTAACCTATCAAACATTACTGGTTTGGCCCTATGCGGTCGCCCCAGCTTTGGCTGGTGTGCTTTGGTGGCTATTGTTTGATCCCAGTATGGGGCCGGTTGCCTTGTGGCTGCAGTACTTTGGTGTCGACTGGAATCATTTCTTGAATGGCGACCAAGCTATGACCCTGGTAGTGATTTCAGCGACTTGGAAGCAAATCAGTTACAACTTTTTGTTCTTTTTAGCTGGCTTACAAGCGGTACCTCGTTCTCTTATTGAAGCGGCATCGATTGATGGTGCCAGCCCATTTAAACGCTTCTGGACCATAGTGTTTCCTCTGTTGTCGCCGACTACCTTTTTCTTGTTGGTGGTCAATCTAGTGTATGCCTTTTTTGACACCTTTGGGGTGATCGATGCGACCACGCAAGGTGGTCCTGGCGTGAGCACAGCGACCATGGTGTATAAAGTCTTTAATGACGGTTTTATTGGCTTAGACTTGGGTAGCTCAGCGGCTCAATCTGTGGTGTTGATGTTTTTGGTTGGCATTATGACGGTGATTCAGTTCCGTTACATTGAACGTAAGGTGGAATACTAA
- the ugpE gene encoding sn-glycerol-3-phosphate ABC transporter permease UgpE yields the protein MIENRPWLTFVSHFSLLLGIGVVALPVWVALVASTHPSSSFGAGEIPLWFGDQAVENWRSVFLGEASSGVDVPVWYMMLNSFIMALGITVGKLFISLLSAYAIVFFRFPFRGACFWVIFITLMLPVEVRIVPTYEVVANLDMLNSYSGLILPLIASATATFLFRQCFMTMPGELIEAARMDGAGPIRFFFDILLPMSRTNIAALFVIMFIYGWNQYLWPVIITTDDAYYTLVMSIKRMLAVDQGDIEWNHVMVTTLLAMIPPVAVVIGMQKLFVKGLVDAEK from the coding sequence ATGATAGAAAATCGTCCTTGGCTTACCTTCGTTAGTCATTTTTCCCTGTTGCTGGGAATAGGGGTTGTGGCCTTGCCTGTTTGGGTGGCGTTGGTGGCATCGACTCACCCTAGTTCATCCTTTGGGGCCGGTGAAATTCCATTGTGGTTTGGGGATCAAGCGGTGGAGAACTGGCGATCCGTATTTTTAGGAGAGGCCAGCTCTGGTGTGGATGTGCCTGTTTGGTACATGATGCTGAATTCTTTCATCATGGCTCTTGGTATCACTGTCGGTAAGTTATTCATTTCATTGCTATCGGCTTATGCCATTGTGTTTTTTCGTTTTCCTTTTCGGGGCGCGTGTTTTTGGGTGATTTTTATTACTCTGATGTTGCCAGTGGAAGTACGTATTGTGCCGACTTATGAGGTGGTGGCGAATCTCGACATGTTGAACAGTTACTCGGGTTTGATCTTGCCTTTGATTGCCAGTGCGACAGCGACATTCTTATTCCGACAATGTTTTATGACCATGCCGGGAGAGCTGATTGAGGCGGCACGAATGGATGGGGCAGGGCCGATTCGATTCTTTTTCGACATCTTGTTGCCCATGTCACGTACCAACATCGCCGCCTTGTTTGTCATTATGTTTATTTACGGTTGGAATCAATATTTATGGCCCGTGATCATCACCACAGACGATGCTTATTACACCTTAGTAATGAGTATTAAACGCATGTTGGCGGTGGATCAGGGGGATATTGAATGGAACCATGTCATGGTCACGACGCTTCTTGCCATGATTCCGCCGGTCGCCGTGGTGATCGGTATGCAGAAGTTATTTGTGAAGGGCTTAGTGGACGCGGAGAAATAA
- the ugpB gene encoding sn-glycerol-3-phosphate ABC transporter substrate-binding protein UgpB: MYKLKLASAVIGFSIASSGFAATNIEWWHAMGGANGEKVNEIAKAFNDSQDAYTVKPVYKGNYTETMTSAIAAFRAKKQPHIVQVFEVGTASMMSAKGAIYPVYELMRESGQSFDQSGFLSAVTGYYSDQDGNMLSMPFNSSTPVLYYNKDLFAKAGIKNPPTTWEEMESVSQTLLDNGVKCGFTTAWQSWVQLENFSARHNVPFASEANGFGGLDTKLTFNGSLQVAHIEKMGEWQQNGIFSYGGRRSDSAPKFYSQECAMFMNSSAGYAGIKKNAKFDFGVSQLPYQGSAISEPKNTIIGGASLWVLQGHKKEEYKGVASFLSFLSRAEVQADWHQFSGYLPITRAAYDLTKGQGFYAQNVGTETGVLQMTSGTPTPNSKGLRLGNFVQIRDIINEELESVWAGQKSAQAALDEAVKRGDVLLRKFERANK; this comes from the coding sequence ATGTATAAACTGAAATTGGCGTCAGCGGTGATTGGGTTCTCTATTGCAAGCTCCGGCTTTGCAGCAACCAATATTGAATGGTGGCATGCAATGGGTGGTGCGAATGGTGAAAAAGTAAATGAGATCGCCAAAGCATTTAATGACTCTCAAGATGCCTATACCGTAAAGCCTGTTTATAAAGGAAATTATACGGAAACCATGACGTCCGCAATTGCGGCTTTCCGAGCAAAAAAACAACCACACATAGTGCAAGTATTCGAAGTGGGTACGGCCAGTATGATGTCGGCAAAAGGGGCAATTTACCCTGTCTATGAATTAATGCGTGAATCAGGTCAGTCATTTGATCAAAGTGGCTTTCTAAGTGCTGTTACTGGCTATTACTCTGATCAAGACGGCAACATGTTGTCTATGCCATTCAACAGTTCAACGCCAGTTCTTTACTACAACAAAGACTTGTTTGCGAAAGCTGGCATTAAGAATCCACCAACGACTTGGGAAGAAATGGAAAGCGTTTCTCAGACGTTACTGGACAATGGTGTTAAATGTGGTTTCACGACGGCTTGGCAGTCTTGGGTTCAGTTAGAGAACTTCAGTGCTCGTCACAATGTGCCTTTTGCTAGTGAAGCAAACGGTTTTGGTGGTCTCGACACGAAATTGACATTCAATGGTTCGTTGCAAGTGGCACATATTGAGAAAATGGGTGAGTGGCAACAGAACGGTATCTTTAGTTATGGTGGTCGTCGCAGTGACTCAGCACCAAAATTCTACAGCCAAGAATGTGCGATGTTTATGAACTCCTCAGCGGGTTATGCTGGTATTAAGAAAAACGCCAAGTTTGATTTTGGTGTGTCACAGCTTCCTTACCAAGGCAGCGCTATCTCTGAGCCGAAGAATACCATCATTGGTGGTGCGTCTCTTTGGGTACTACAAGGTCATAAGAAAGAAGAATACAAAGGCGTTGCGTCTTTTCTAAGCTTCTTATCACGTGCGGAAGTGCAAGCTGATTGGCACCAATTCTCAGGCTACTTGCCCATTACCCGTGCCGCCTACGATCTAACCAAAGGTCAAGGTTTCTATGCTCAAAATGTAGGTACAGAGACCGGTGTGCTTCAGATGACATCGGGTACGCCAACGCCAAATTCCAAAGGTTTACGTCTGGGTAACTTTGTACAAATTCGTGACATCATTAACGAAGAGTTAGAAAGCGTTTGGGCAGGGCAAAAATCCGCTCAGGCTGCGTTAGACGAAGCGGTTAAACGTGGTGATGTGTTGCTGCGTAAGTTTGAAAGAGCCAATAAGTAA